atctgggagacccaaaagaagcttctggctcctggtgttggactggttcagctctggccattgcagtcatttgaggactaagtcagcagatggaagatctttctctgtctctccttctttcactataactttgcctctccaataaaaataataaagaaatgtgtaaaaaaagatttttcacttCTTATAACAATATTGATTTTCAAGATGCAACTTTTCATATTTGAAAGCGTAAAGAAATTGCCAATGAACTTTACAACCAGATCTAGAAGTGAACTAATgctaccttgaaataatttaccAACAAACACTCACCATTCAATCTTAACTGAAATATAAAAACTAGTggaattttttctttcctaacaTTATAAAACCTAGCTATTAACTGGGCATGTTTTCAATGCCAACCTTGTGAGACAGTGATGCTCAAAGTGAGGAAAAGAGAGTAGCCTTCCTTTCCTTACAAGTGTATTTAAATGAGCCAGTCTTCCTGATATTAATGCATTATAACCCtcaggactttttaaaaagatacagtaCTGCTGGAGGCAAAATGACAACATTAGTTTTATGTTATCTAAAATGACAACACTCACCTCGacagcatctgctgttccacAGTTCTGGTTCGATGCGCCCACACACTCTTTCACTGTGAGGGGATCCACCAGCCAAAGAGCTACTGTCGCAGGCCAGTTTCCTCCCAGATTGGACACGGTATTTAAAAGAGTCATGTATGTGCCTCCAATAAGTGGATCACTAACCTTGGCATTGAAAGCCATTATAGAAACATACATGCTGTACAATGTGACCTACAGGGAAAATGTAAAACATCTTTAGTATGATTAGACTTAAAAAGCTATGGTCTAAATTAAGAATATCATAAGTTAAGaacatgaaattaatttttatgatCTCCACTGTACTTGGTTCAACAGCCATTTAATGGCCATTATGGTAAGGCAGatttcttctgctgcctttcatataaaaagcaactttttttttttttttaaagaagaaagaatggaataattgggcctggtgtgatggctcagtggctaaatcctcactttgcacgtgccaggatctcgtGTGGGTAcccgttcatgtcccggcagctccacttcccctccagctccctgcttgtggcatgggaaagcagcaaaagacagcaCAAAGCCTCGGGAGAGACCCTaagtgagagacccggaagaaattcctggctttggattggctcagctccggccattgcacccacgtggggaatgaaccagcagatggaagatctttctgtgtctcccttctctctgcaaatctgcctttcaaataaaaatatataaactgaaaaagaaagaaagatgaataaAAAACAGTCCCTCTGCACtgctgaagaattttttttagcctgggaaaacagggaacAGGCAATTCTGATGAACTGCATTAAGTATTATAAATAGAAGTACACACACAGTGCCACTGAGGCCTAAATAAATGACAGAATAATTCTACCATGAATGAAAGGATTCAATTATTAgcatgtggagaaaaaaaaaaaaaaactttagtctACAAAGCAGCTTAGGTGGAACTACAGGAAGTGGAGATTACTTCTTTCcagtattaaaagcatatctagggcccagcggctaaagtcctcgctttcaatgccccgggattccatatgggcgccggttctagtcccggcagctccacttctcatccagctccctgcttgtggcctgggaaagcagtcgaggacggcccaatgcactgggacactgcacccgcgtgggagacccggaagaggttcctggttcctggcttcggatcagcgcgcaccagcccgttgtggctcacttggggagtgaatcatcggacggaggatcttcctctctgtctctcctcctctgtgtatatctggctgtaataaaatgaataaatcttaaaaaaaaaaaaaaagcatatctatgcttgcaatgaaagcatctcaactgaacttgaattgtggtaatgcaacaaggtggaggaatccaccatggggggaggggtggggagaatcccagtgcctataaaactgtgtcacataatgcaatgtaattaattgaaaaaagaaaaaaagaaagaaaaagcatatctagcaaagaaagaaaagacagcttAACACACAGCTCCCACAATCAAAAAATAAGTCATAAAATAAGTCATAACTTTCAATACACAATCTGTACCAGAAGCACAGGATATCTAGTTGGTACTAATTACTACTACTTCTCAACAGTTTTAGAAAGACATTGGAAATTAGAGAATGGAACAATTGGAACTAGGTAATAAGACTTAGCTAACTTTCCAATCAATCTGAACtgcaaaaaaaaagatgccttaTTAagtaagtttaaaataaaaaagaatgaatgagtgaggGGCCAGTGTGCCTGTGTAGcatgctaattctccacctgaagCACTGGCATTCCTTCCAGGGGCCGGCTTgcggcttgggaaggcagtggaggacgagCCTTTACACTCAcaggggacacctggaagaagctcctgactcccagattCGGGCCAGCCCAAGTCGGTTGTCGCAGCCATGTGAGGAgcaaacaagtggatggaagctctctcattccctctcccAACCTTCCtcttcactctgtaattctgactttcaagtaaaacgcatcaatatttaaaaaaaaaatcaagaagaaactCTTTTCTTGATCAAAGCTGATTAAGTCAAAAGCCACCAGTTTAAGGTTCACCATCCAATCATTTTCTTCATGTGAGACTCATGCTTAAAGCCAGGGTAACCTTACCTGATGTAATGCATAACTCAGCAGCACAATGACATAGTAATAGATGGGGAATCCCCCCTGATGCTCCACTTTAGGAGTCCACCAAACCAGCAGTGCATATTCTAACCCAAGCagcagtctacagaaacagaaaggaacatGGAGTAGACTCATTTCAGGTTAAACAACAAAACTAGAAACGTGTGTGCCTACCGTACAAAAGAACCCCTATAAAAACCAGTCAGGAGGCGTAAAAAGATAAAAGTATATGTCAATGAAATTGAAATTAGAGTTTCTTTTCAAACCTTTTCCCACGGAACACTCTAGTGATACTGAATGGTCCTCATCTTAACTTCTCTTGCTTAGCaaggttttatttcatttttacctgTAGGGCATGGCTTTGTAAAATATGTTTAGTGGCTGGGGACCAGCAGTGTATTTGCTGATAATCAGAGGCAATATTATCTGTAAAGGAACCATGGGAACTGCCAGTAAGGCTAGATGTTCTTTGGGTACTCCCTCTTCCACCAGTTTCAATCCCGTTACTGCATCTGCTGCTGAAAAACCAATCTGCaacataaagataaaaataactttaatttgTGACTTATAAAATACATTTCTCCAAACATATGTAAGTTCAAACACCCAATTTGATTATTGCCCCATTACAGATACAAGTATCACATTACATCCAATAAAATGAACAAGTTACATAGGGTGTGTGTTGTTTTATTGcttattaaaaacaatgaatgaaagataaaaccaaaaatattcaCTAAACATGGGAATGATTGACGGTTCCATTACATCTAAATTTCTACTTCAGGAGCCAATGTCTGGTGTGTAGTTAAgctactggagtgcctggtttaacTTTCAATCCTTCCTCCCCCTAATGCatgccctggaggcagcaggtaacagtGCAAGTCcctggtctctgccactcacagagAAAAAACTAGCTGAGGTTCCAGGGTCCTGACTTCGGTCCGTTCCAACCCTAGCTAAGAAGGACATTCAAGTTTCCAAAGTAATTCGGGGGACGGACAGTGAGCCTGGTGGTCATTAGCAAGATGTCTACATGCTGTGTTATAGCACTGGGTTAGATACTTGACACTTGAGTTTTCTAGAAATTCAGACTCTGGGAGagagtggtgatggctcaagtgactggtttcctgttcccatgtgggactctattctggctcctggcttttagctgacccagctccagacatccaaatgtttgcaagagaaccaacaggtgggagatccttttttctctctcttggccTCCAAAatggatacattaaaaaaaaaaaaaaacaaagatgtataggcctggcatgatggttcagtggctaaatcctcgccttgcatgtactgggatcttACACGAGCACCTATTCATGTTCTGGATgttcttgcttcccatccagcttcctgcttgtggctagggaaagcagtaaaggatggcccaagaagtAACCTTGTGAcgctgcaccagcgtgggagacccagaagctccaggctcctggtttcagatcggctcagctctggccattgtggccatttgaggagtgaaccagaagagagatcttcttctctgtctcccctttcctctgtaaatatgccttaccaataaaaataaataaatctttttaaaaaattatttgttgagAGATAcaggatgggcccggcggcgtggcctagcagctaaagtcctcgccttgaacgccccgggatcccatgtgggcgccggttctaatcccggcagctccacttcccatccagcttcctgcttgtgccctgggaaagcagtcgaggacagcccaatgcattgggaccctgcacccgcgtaggagacccggaagaggctcctggttcccggcttcggatcggcacgcactggccgttgcggctcacttggggagtggatcatcagacagaggatcttcctctctgtctctcctcctctctgtacatctgactttgtaataaaataaataaatcttaaaaaaaaaaaaaagagatacaggAGAGAaactgatctttcatctgctggtttacttcccaaatttcTCTAACAGACTAAGCAGCACTGATCTGGAGCCagtagacaggagcttcttctaggccgcCAAAAGGGTTATAGGGGCCccaagacttgggtcatcctccatcgcattcccaggaacattagcaggaagctggagtggaagtggagcagccagaacttgaattggtgctcatatgggatgttagcatggCAGGCTGTGGCCTTACCAGCATttctggaatgaaccagcaagttcAATAATCTGTGTGTCACTCTCTTATACATATAATCACATAAAAGGATGCTCATGTTTTCCAGTCATCAGAGAAGCACAATTTATAACCCAATATGATGCCACTACATGCACATCAGGAAAGTTAAAATGCAGAAGACGAATATATGTGTTTTCAAGGATGGGAGCATCTGAAGTCGCACACAACTTGTGGTAGGAAAAATTGGAACAATTTCCTTGGAAAACTGTTTGCCAGTGTAAACTAGGTACTTCCGATACAACAATCCAAACTAAGctttcaaatattatttaatgATACAAGAATATAtttggaataaattttaaaaatctatacttATTATtcaattctacttttaaaatacatgtatacatttaaatatatacaaactatatgtataaatacataaacatatcAGGAAAAACGGAGGGATGCAAAGGAAAAATACCCAAAGTGTCATTGATGTTTATTTCTAAATGATG
This sequence is a window from Ochotona princeps isolate mOchPri1 chromosome 3, mOchPri1.hap1, whole genome shotgun sequence. Protein-coding genes within it:
- the SLC33A1 gene encoding acetyl-coenzyme A transporter 1 isoform X3; this encodes MLPRAIRWARQRATFWATFCFWPLNLLTFVTNTCDFNLNPGESLRFQIGFSAADAVTGLKLVEEGVPKEHLALLAVPMVPLQIILPLIISKYTAGPQPLNIFYKAMPYRLLLGLEYALLVWWTPKVEHQGGFPIYYYVIVLLSYALHQVTLYSMYVSIMAFNAKVSDPLIGGTYMTLLNTVSNLGGNWPATVALWLVDPLTVKECVGASNQNCGTADAVELCKKLGGSCVTALDGYYVESIICVFIGFAWWFFLGPKFKKLQDEGPSAWKCRRSS